The genomic region GATTGCCCGCGCGTTGGTCTCCGAAGCCCGGGTGATGGTTTTTGACGAGCCGACGAGTTCGTTGACCGAAGATGATACGCGCCGGCTGTTCGAAGTGATTCGCGAGTTGCGCACGTCCGGCATGGCGATTGTGTATATCAGCCATTTTCTGGAAGAGGTCGCGTCGGTCAGCGATCGTTACACGGTGCTGCGCGACGGCCGTGTCGCGGCCAACGGCGATTTGCGCGACACCACGCTCGACGCGATCGTCCGCGCGATGGTGGGACGCCAGTTGGAAGAGTTGTTTCCGAATGCAACGAGAAAACCAGGCGACGTTGTGTTGGAGGTCAAAGGTCTTAGCGGCCGGGAATCGCCGCGCGGCGTCGACTTCGAGCTCCGCGCCGGTGAAGTATTTGGACTCGCGGGACTGGTGGGCGCCGGGCGCAGCGAATTGGTGCGCTGCCTGTATGGTTTGGAGCCGATTCGCGCGGGACGCGTGCGCCTCGTCCGCCTCGGTCAACTGCGCGGGACCGCGGGGGATAGCATTGCGCGGGGCGTCGGCCTGGTGAGCGAGGACCGCAAATCGGAAGGACTCGCCGTGGGGCTGTCGATCGCGGACAACCTGACATTGTCAAAATTGTCGCCTTTTTCGCGGTTTGGTTGGCTGAATCTCCGGGCCCGGGAGCGGGACGTCGCCGGCTGGATGCGGCGGTTGGATTGCAAAGCTTGGGGGCCGCGGCAGGCGGTGGAGCAACTTTCCGGCGGCAATCAGCAGAAGGTGGCCATCGCCCGGCTGCTGCATCAACAGGCGGACGTGCTGCTGTTGGACGAACCGACGCGGGGGATCGATATTGGCGCCAAAGCGCAGGTTTATCGGCTGCTCGGGGAGTTGGCGTCAAGCGGCAAAGCGATCATCATGGTCAGTTCGTATCTGCCGGAACTGCTGAACGTCTGCGATCGGATCGGCGTGATGTGCCGCGGTCGTTTGCGCGAAGTTCGTGCGGCGGACGCCTGGAACGCCGAGAGTATTATGCATTGCGCCACGGGGCGCGACATCGCGGTGACTTAGTGCGGTGGCAGAAGAAACTAAGCGACGGGCGCCACTGGCTGCTTGTCCGCCAGTGCGGTATTGGTTTC from Planctomycetia bacterium harbors:
- a CDS encoding sugar ABC transporter ATP-binding protein is translated as MSGVAKRFGGTQALADVSLSVNAGEVHALIGENGAGKSTLMKVLAGIHAPDAGAMALDGRTYAPNGPAAARQAGVAMIHQELSLAPHLSVEANILLGRELRRFGVVNAAEHRRLARAALARLGQAELPLDIPVASLPIAQQQLVEIARALVSEARVMVFDEPTSSLTEDDTRRLFEVIRELRTSGMAIVYISHFLEEVASVSDRYTVLRDGRVAANGDLRDTTLDAIVRAMVGRQLEELFPNATRKPGDVVLEVKGLSGRESPRGVDFELRAGEVFGLAGLVGAGRSELVRCLYGLEPIRAGRVRLVRLGQLRGTAGDSIARGVGLVSEDRKSEGLAVGLSIADNLTLSKLSPFSRFGWLNLRARERDVAGWMRRLDCKAWGPRQAVEQLSGGNQQKVAIARLLHQQADVLLLDEPTRGIDIGAKAQVYRLLGELASSGKAIIMVSSYLPELLNVCDRIGVMCRGRLREVRAADAWNAESIMHCATGRDIAVT